DNA from Elephas maximus indicus isolate mEleMax1 chromosome 18, mEleMax1 primary haplotype, whole genome shotgun sequence:
ggttgcaccaccagggcccctaagtTCTATCAAACTGGGCTGGGGTGGAACATCTATTAAATTTCATTTAATAAGCTTTGCAAGTTCTCCATGTGGCCCACCAGCAACAAGACCAAACACCCAACCATATTTTCTTTGGTTACTGCTTCCTCGTTCCTCATCCAGTCTGGAAACTTGAGAGAAGTGAGAACATTAACCTTTTTTAAGAGATCTCAACCTGTTAGGTGCTGATTAAAAAATCTTATTCCCACTTCTCAAATCTGAAACATTCTCCTATCCTTGACTCCCGTCATCTCTTCCTAGATTTGCGGTCAGCACAGCCCATCAAGCACACTGATGGGGAGAGGACAAACACACCCCAGAGCTCCTCTTATTCTTCCACAGCAGGCCACAACCAAGTGAGTTGAGCCTTAGaactcactgttatggattgaattgtgtccctcaagaTTTTAGGTTGAAGTTTCAATGTCTGGTacttgtgaacatgaccttgtttggaaatagggtctttgcagttgTTATCAGTTaccatgaggtcacactggactGGCGTGGGTCCTAACCCagtgagtggtgtccttataaaagacacagagagacagagggaagacagccatgtgatgaCAGTGATgttgcagccacaagccaaggaatgcttgggGCTACCAGAAGATGAGAgacacaaggaaggatcttcccctagagcttctCAGAGAGCACGGCCCTGCCGACAATCTGTGTgtggacttctggcctctagaaccATCAGAGAAAAAGTTTCCGTTCTTAGAAGCCACCTAGTTTACAGcactttgttacggcagccctagatTAACACACCCATCATGGCCAGCGGTCCTCAACAGTTTTCACCCTGTCATTCCTCCCTATAGGACTGCACAGATCTGGGTAGGAGTCAACTCTCAGCAGTTGGCACTTCCAGCCTCCTGGACTAGAGCACAGCCACCCTCTACTCTCAAAAGGAAAGCACAGACACAAGGCCACAGTCACTATAATGGGGGGAAGGAGAAGAAATGGGGTACAGGAGGGCAGCATAGGAGATGCACAGTGTGGGTGAGGGCTAGGGGCAGAGGCTCTGACACCCAGGATCCCATGCCTGTTGGGGGCATGGTCTGTCCCTTCGCCTCCTatccaggctgcctaagtaaaggccttggagccagaacattctctgataaggaggctgggaattgggtcACCTTCTCCCTTGAAGTTCCTTGTACTTACTGGGGAAGCCTTCCCCCGGTTCTGGACACACAGGAACTGTCTCTTGCATATGCCAGGCGCCAtgtggcacctggccaaccccacttctatatctgttccTGGTGGGGAGGGAACGAGGTCTCTCACACTACAGCAAAAGTGGGGGAGCGTGCCAGATTGTAAGAGCCGGCCTCGAGGGGTGAactgaaggggaaacaggctttgcGAGGCCAACCATAAGCACCCTCATGTGGTCCGCTGGTTCACTACAGTTTGCTACCATAAAAAAGAAACCTCATGTAAGTCCTTAGCATGTAGCCACCATTGTCCAGCACTGCTATAAAACCTCCGCCCTTCCGTGGGGTGTGGAGATCAGCTCTGTTCCTGAGGCAGCCCAGAACTTGGCCTCATATctaagtctccctaataaactcctttgcGGCCACACTGGAGTTGTCTgcttctttcttcagtctctaggCGCCCTCCATTTTTGGAGGCAAATTGCATGTTACTGGTCCATGCCTAGCCGATGCTCCACGGCCTCAGCTGCTGTCCGGTCGTCAGGGAAAGGCCTCTGCTCAGGTCCTACAACAAAGTCACTTTGGCTTCTTCCAGAAACCAGAGACGCCCTTTTTACAAAGGCATTTTATTTTAGTAAACAAAATATTGGTTCTTTTAAAAGCATATAAAAATTCACATTATTTTATGGTAAAGGTTGGGAGTTTATCTTCTGATGCATCATTTGATAATTAAGTCTTCTTTCTTCTCAGCTGGAGTCCGCCAAAGCTGACATTTAAAATACAAAGTCTAGAAAGGAGGACCAAAGGGATAAGTAAGAAATGTTTGATAAAATAATACCTAATATTTTGCTTACTCAACATTAACCCTTATGTTCAGCCATTTAGACTTAACAGAAAGGAACTACTCAAGTGTTATCTGTTAATAAACATGTATTTTTAGTGTCAAAAGTTTCCTTCCTTCTAGGCAAGCAGACTCACAAGCAAaggccaaatcaaacccattgaagtcgagttgattccgactcatagcgaccctataggacagagtacaacttccccaaagggtttccaaggagcagctggtggattcaacctaccagtcttttggttagcaccaaaaTCTtatccactgcatcaccagggtggTCAAGGAATGGTCTGCCTGAACATGGAAAGTGGGCAGAAGAGGTGGCAAAAGTGATCTGGGTTAGGACAGATTGGGAAGGAATTTATATGCCATACCAAAGAGTTGCACTTTACCTTGAAGATAACAGGGTTTCTTAATCTCGAGTGCAGGCAGGGACTTCAAATGCCCTGTGACTCTCCATCCCCTCCTAAAATTCTATGCACAACTGTACGTGTTTCTAGCATGTGCTTCTCTGGGTAGAAGGTCTATAGCTTTTATTAGATTCTCAGAAAAAGTCCTGTGACCCACACCTATTAAGAACCACTGCTCCCCATCATGGTGGACCACCGCAGGCTTTAGAGCAGAGGAGGGGGCTAACGGCGCGTGAGCCCTGGAAATGGCATTTTAGTGGAGGGGAGTAGGCTAGACTGGAGTCTCATCAGCAGACGGGGCACAAGGGTCAGGGTGTGCACACCTCATGCAGAGCTGCTTTACGAGCCCTCACTCAGCCCTTCATACCCAGGAATCTGCAGTTCTCTGAACACTCACAGCCGTTGACTGGCCTGCTCCAATGCCCTGTCTATTTCACATTCGCCCAGCCACGATACCTTTGGTTTCCCCCTTAGTTGTCTTTCTTGTCTGGCTGCTGCTTCTTTTCGGTCTCCAGTCTGCGTAGCTTTGCTTCCAGCCTTCTCCTCTGGTAAACTTTGACTCCAGCAAATGCCAGGCAGAGTATTAACGTTTTTGCTGCTAAGATATACAGCAGCAGTGGCACGTGATCAAGGACCTTAGAGAAGAAAACACCATTCTAAGTGTTCTATCCTCGGTAGAATGTTtcttcattcagcaaatgtttactgagcacctgtcaCGTAAGAGGCTCTGGGCTTGGTGCCAGGGCCACACTGCTGACCAAGACAGACAAGGTCCCTGACGCATGCGGCTGTCTAGATTCAGCTCAGCCCTTCATCACGCCCCGGATGCCGGCTTCACAGACAGCACCACGAGTCCACTACAGACATAGAAACTCTGGACTTTCACAATCTCACCAGCCAATTTGCCCATCACTTAGGCCTCTGCTTCTGAGGCTGCAGTGTGGTTCAATGAAAGGAACcaggaggcaggaaaagaaaaaacaaacagttgccatggagtggattccaacccacggcaaccctgtgtgtgtcagagtggaactgtgctccacagggtttccaatggctgagttttcagaagcagattgccggacTTTCTTGTGagatgactctgggtggactcaaaccttcgaTTTTTTGGTAAGCAGAGGGCCCGGGTTACAGCTTGGGCTGTACCACCGACTGACTGTGTGACTCAGGTCAGTCAcctgacctctctgagcttctgttcatCTGCAAGGCCAAGCTGGACTAGACATTCCTCTTGGGCTCTCTCCAGATTTCTCGTACACTAACTATGATTTCCTCCTGGGCTCTCTCCAGCTTTAGTACACTAACTACGATTTCCTGCTAAGCTCTGTCCAGCTTTAGAACACCGACTAGGATTTCCTCTTGGGTTCTGTCCAGCTTTAGtacactaattctgatttcctaCTGGGCTCTGTCCAGCTTTAGAACACTAACTACGATTTCCTTGTGGGTTCTGTCCAGCTTTAGAACACTAACTACGATTTCCTTGTGGGTTCTGTCCAGCTTTAGAACACTAACTACGATTTCCTTGTGGGTTCTGTCCAGCTTTAGTACACTAACTACGATTTCCTCTTGGGCTCTGTCCAGCTTTAGAACACTAACTCTGATTTCCTACTGGGCTCTGTCCAGCTTTAGAACACTAACTCCGATTTCCTTGTGGGTTCTGTTCGGCTTTAGAACACTAACTACGATTTCCTTGTGGGTTCTGTTCGGCTTTAGTACACTAACTACAATTTCTTCTTGGGTTCTGTTCGGCTTTAGTACACTAACTACTATTTCTTCTTGGGTTCTGTTCGGCTTTAGTACACTAACTACTATTTCTTCTTGGGTTCTCTTCGGCTTTAGTACGCTAACTAGGATTTCCTCTTGGCCTCTGTCTAGCTTTAGTACACTGTGATTTCCTCTTGGGCTCTGTTCACCTTTAGTACATTAACTACGATTTCCTCTTGGTTCCAGCTACACATTAGCCCTGGCACTTAAAGGTaaaataagtatttaaaaaaaaaaacggttgccaatgagttgattccaactcataatgaccctacaggacagagtagaactgccccatagagttttcaaggagcgcctgatagatatgaactgctgaccttttggttagcagctgtagcatttatccgctatgccaccagggtttccaaaataagtatgataaataaaataagtgtagtaaataaaatacaataaagctCAAAACATTAAACTTAGCTACTATTAACTGTTCCTGCAACATCCTAGTGGACAGAAAATTTAACCCACTCACTAAAATGAAGTCTGGGATTAACCACTGAATTTCAATTATTCAGTGTTTGCACTAGAAGGTTTTATTATGTAATTCTGTGTATCATGGTAGCATCTTAAGGCAAATACTGTATCAGTTTCATAAACAtgattaaataaacaaacaaaaaaaccctaaaaatccACTGGTgtcgagttgaatccaactcatagcgactctgtagggtagagtagaactgccccatagggtttccaaggctgaaatctttacagaaggaggctgccgtatcttcctcccacagaccgGCTGctggttcagaccaccaacctttcagttagcagccgagcacttaaccaccgcaccaccaggactccttataaaTGTGATTAGTATGACCTAAGTGATAATTATGAGCcttttttgtcatttaaaaattcCTTCACATATAAAATGAAATGGCATGCTTTTGTCGAACGAGCGTTATTTTAGAGGACTGGGTAAGATTCATCCCAGTGAAATCGTCGGGTTGAACTGCCAAGCATCACTTATTACATGTAATAACCAGTACAATGAAATTCTGCCTTGGGTAGTAAATTCGTACCTCCCTGTAATAGGTTCCTAAACTAAAGTTGATCTGAAACTGGTTAGTGAGTACTTAGCTGATGACAAGACCCAGAGAACTAGAGGGATGGGAAGGGTTTTAAAGACTGCCTATTCTATCAccttattttacagacaaggCAAGTGGAGTCCATGGAGGTTCAGACACCAACCCCGCCCGCAGAGCTAATTTGTGATGAGGCCTGAGCTGGAATGTAACATTCACTCTTCTTTCTGCTGATTTTCAATGAAATGGGCCTAATGAAATCACAGTTTATGTACAGTTCTGTTTCTATGATTTTATTCGAATTCTTTAAAGCAGACCTGGGTATAGGTTTCACGTTCTGATGCCACAGCAGCAGTCACCCCCTACTGGGAACTCACTGCTTGCTAAGTGCCTTACATAGATCATTCCCTTTAAGCCTCACGACGTCCCCATGAGGCAGGAGGTAGGCGTCTGTCTTGATTTTACGGGCTGAGAAAACATAAATTCGGGAAAAGCAGTAATTGGCGAGACGATACCTGAGGCAGCTGACTGCTCCAAAGCCTGAAGCTTTCAGGATTAGACTCTACATTGTGATCTATGTGCTGCTCCGCAGACACCACGGCTTGGCCAGTGAGTTTACCAAAGGCAACTGGGATCACTACAACTGGATTACTTATAGGTATCTGGTATTTGAGGAAGGTTGTAATGTGATATAACAGATATGGGGAGCGGGGACCCAAATATTTAAATTGTTTACACTTAGTTAAAACAATGAGAACACTAACTAGGTAgtcgtttatttttttttttctagtgccatcgACTAGTAAATTGGTTTAACAGTAAATAATAAAGACAACACGTGCACCTACGAGAAACTAGTCTGGCAATGGTGTACAAGACTGAAAAAGTCACAAAAGGGAAACTTACTCTTGATTATAAGAGTATAAGAAGCTTATAATATTGATTTGGTTTCCAGACTCTTCCTCACTCTGACCTATGGCTTACCAACCCTGCCCCTGCTCTCCCCAGATAACCCCCTAGTTTATCTACTTTCTTGAAGGTTTGCATCTTTAGGGAGGTGTAGGCATGACTCCATGCATGCAAACCAACTAAGAAGGAATATTTAATGTTGTTATATCTtacctccttagaagcaaaagtCAACAGTTTGGAGATACAGACCTCTGTTTTATGTTCACTAGGATTTCTAGGTGAGTTTTTGAGCTTGGCTTATACTGAGAAAAGTTACTTTTCTTCCAATTTTCTAAGACTGTACAGAAGAGTCTCTGGAGTCATCTTACAAACGAGCTCAGGTTATAGCCATGGTTCCCTGTGATCTAAATCTGAAACTTAGCTTTAAAAACTACAGGAATGTATCACCTCAGCCAGAAGTTAAAAACCCATTGAAATGGAAACatggacaaatggatgcaggtAAGTGGTCTCAGTATTTACGTTCCTTTTAAAGGTAGCAGGGAGGAGGAGGTAAGAGGAGAAGCTGCAAGCCTGGGAGGGAATGGGGCAGAGCAAGGCAGCAGAGGTCAAGGACACCAAGGGGTCAAAGCCAGAGCTTCAGGCCCCCCTCCTCGGGCACTAAGCTTCAGCTGTGTTAACTCTCTCCCCTGATTTCAGTCTAGCCAACCCCTTAGCCGGTTACCACCAGTTCCGACTCAGGgcgacccgtgtgtgtcagagtagaactctgcttcacagggttttcagtggctggtttttcagaagtagattgccaggtctttcttctgagtcaccctCGGGTGGActtcaaccaccgacctttcggttaggagccgagcgccttcactgtttgcaccaccagggactccttacatCTCTGAAAACATGCAAACCTTTAAGGAGGTAAATTAGTAAAGATTGTTGGGGTGGACTAGagcttcactgttttttttttttaacaaaacccCAATAGCTGTGTAATGAGAATGGTTCACTTCTGAAATCATGAGTCCACATTCCGCTGATGCACACGCAGCATCGTGACCTTCACTGGCAGCCGCACGCTACCGTGCCAGGGAGGGAAGGCCACGGGATGCACTGGGCCACACAGTCCCCTCCACTCACTGGGCCCTCTACAGTCAGGGCATGAGGAGATGCCTTCCCTTCCTGACACTATGTGGAAGGCGCCTATTTTTGAACCCGAGGTTCCTCCCTGGGGCCCAGAGTGCTGCATCGACCTCAAGCTGGGAAGATCTATGCAGAGTTGTTTCTGATGCAGTAATGGACTCATTTATTGGTAACTGCCTCTCATCTCTGGAGCcctggctgctaatgaaaaggtcagcagttcgaatccaccagcagctctatggaaactctatgggacaactCTACtaccgcaatgggttttttttttccctcatcccTACTGACTTTAGCTACGGCAGAGGGTAAAAGCCCTTCCTGGGATGTCACTGCCACACTGCTTTCTGCTTcctccttcttccatcttctcccTGCCCTCTCTTTTCCACTGTAAGCTCTGGAGCCCCAATGCACGGCAAACAAATTCTCCTACATTTTCAGCCTCTTCACGGAATATTTACTTTACCTCCTTAACTTAAAACCAGGCTCTTCCTGGAGAAAGTCCCCACAGCCCCCTTCAAGGACTCCCGGGTGGGCACTCTTGTAGCTCCCTGGTCCTGCTCCCAGACTTTTTTCACCACTCCTTGCAATAGACAGGCAATGgatattttggaaaagaaaagcttgTAATTGAAAAAATGCATACAGTAGGATCCCAAGTTTGAAAACACAcacttgtattttaaaaaatactggcagaaaacaatattttaataaatatttaaaaaattgttaataGTAATCATCTTTGGATTTTGGGACTGcaaaatttttatttggttttgtacTTTTCCAAAGTGCCTACGATAAACACCAAGTTTGACGCTGTTCTATTCACCAACCTCTGCCTCATCCCACTGACCTCAAGGATTTAAAGGGGCGCTTTCCTGGCTGCAATAAAAccctttacaggggttggttgtGTTTATTCCCCAACCAGTTTATTTAAGTTGTACTTGACactataataatttatttaaacacaACAACACTTATGAAATATGACAGTGTAAAGAAAAGGTCGTTTCCATGAAAACTAAGTTGAAAAAAGAAATGTTGCTGGCAAGACAACTGTAGAAGGTTAGGGAAAAATGCATAAAAATCTGGAAAGATTTTGTATGTAGATGGTGCTGTAAGATCTTAACCCTCTTTTAAAGAAACCAAAATGTGAAATTGTAGGTGATGCTGTAAAGGCGTGGTTTTTGCAGGAGAGGTGAGGCAGACAGGTCAAGGAAAAGGCCTGGCCTGCCCCCAAGAGTCTGGTGAATAAATGTACATTTATATGTTTTAgcttaaaatattaaatgttattATGACTCCTGCTTTAatctcttgggtttttttttttttttttttaagtcattcttCCTCTACAGGActgttattttgaatttttacaaTGAAGGGAGGAGAAAAACCTAGCCATTTCTCACCTTCCAGTTCATGCTGGAGCAACTGCGATTCACACCTGGACAGCGCAGGCCCACACCGACATCAGGAGGATGGGGGGGCTGGACGGTCAGGTCTTGCtgttctggggggaaaaaagacaCAGAGGTCCACTTGGGTTTCGTGGAGCAGACCCCCTTAGGAAGGCTTCTCCTTGATGGAGAGAGGGAGCACATGGGCACAAAAAAGCAAGCTCCATAGAGGCAGGTTCAGGGTCATGAACAAGGCTACCTAGGGCAAGTTCTGAGACTGGCCGGGCTCTTGTTGAGCAGGAAGACCTcctgggcagctcttcccctgggATGGAGTGCGGCCCCGATGTGGAGGCGGCAGTGCTGCTCTAATAGGACATACATGCTCCCACTCCATTCATCTGCAGACAGAAGGGCCCTAAAACCAGTTCAATTCTGTTCCCACCCTGGCTGCAATGCAGTTCTTCTGACCCTAACCACTTGAAGTTAGGTCAGATCTCACATGTTAAAAGGTACAATCCCCCAGATTGCAAAGTCTGACCAAGACTTCAGACACCAGCCAGAAGCTCAGGTGTCCTGGGACACCTGCACTTctaacctgctggctacaaatatGGAGGTTCCCATTATCCTCTCAGGTCTGACAATTCACTAGAATGACACGCAGAGCTCAGGAAAGCActatacttattaaaaaaaaaaaaacaacaacaacttattacTACAGTTTTATTACAAAAGATACAAATCAGAACCAGAATAAAGAAGAGACATAaaggcaaggtctgggagggtcCCTAACacggagcttccatgtcccaaggggACGAATCTACTACTGTCCAGCTGCATCGATGtctatcaccaaccaggaagctcatctGAACTTCAGTGTCCAGAGGTTTTACTCTGGTTTCATTACAGAGACAGGACTGATCGAATCATTACCCATATGATTAACCCCAATCTCTAGCTCCCCTCCCAGAAGTCAGGTGGGTATCACATGGTAGGTTCTCTAGGCCCCACACCCTGAgtctggctgaaagctgagaataccagaaggatgtttaccagtgttttatggactatgcaaaggtattcaactgtgtggatcataacatattatggataacattgagaagaacaggaattccagaacacttaattgtgttcatgaggaacctttacatagatcaagaggcagttgttcagacagaacaaggggatactgtttaaagtcaggaaaggtatgcatcagggttgtattctttcaccatacctattcaatctgtatgctgagcaaataataccagaagctgggctatatgaagaagaatggggcatcaggattggaggaagacttattaacaacctgcattatgcagatgacaaaatcttgcttgctgaaagtgaagaggacttgaagcacttactaatgaagatcaaagaccacagccttcggtatggattacacctcaacataaagaaaacaaaaatcctcacaactggaccaatgagcaacatcatgataaacggagaaaagactgaagttgtcaaggatttcattttacctggatccacaatcaatacccatggcagcagcagtcaagaaatcaaaagacacattgcattgggtaaatctgctgcaaaggacccctttaaagtgttgaagagcaaagatgtcaccttgaagactaaagtgcgcgtaacccaagccatggtattttcaattgcatcatatgtgtgtgaaagctggacaatgaataaggaagactgaagaagaattgatgcctttgaattgtggtgtcggtgaagaatattggaatattccatggactgccaaaagaatgaacaattctgtcttagaagaagtacaaccagaatgctccttggaggcaaggacaGCAAaactgcaccttacatactttggacatgttgtcaggagggatcaggccctggagaaggacatcatgcttggcagagtacagggtcagtggaaaagaggacgaccctcaactaggtggattgacacagtagctgcaacaatgagctcgagcataacaaccattgtaatgATGgctcgggaccgggcagtgtttcgttctgttgtgcatagggtcactatgggtcggaaccaactcgacagtacctaacaacaccctgagtcacttcattagCATAAGCTACTAAGTGTAGCATGGAATCCTTCCTGAATAACAGACACTCCAATCACTTGGGACATTCCAAGGGTTTACCCTCCAGGAACCacggacaaagaccaaattattGGGTAAAGCAATTCTTCACCCCACAGAGACCAAGTCCAGACTGTCCTCCAACCCTCACCATCTCTCTGAACAAGAGCTGATTGTAGAGATGTGTTTTTCTGTTCATCATGTCCTCTGAATGTTAATTAAgctaatcttgtttttttttaaataggaggaaaaaaaaaaaaaaaagtcccaagaaAGCAGTTCAGATCTAGAATTTCTTCTCAAATGTGAGGGAGACTTAGCAGATTTGCTTTGCGGCACTGGATGTCATTGTTTTTCGAATATAACACAAGCCCCAAGAATTGAAGACTTGAGCTCTGGATGAAGAACCTACACACTCGAGTAAATAACTTCTCTCTTGGGACTCCATCCCATCCACAAATGAAGAAAGGGTGTCAACTAAATGGTCTCTGTGACCTTTGTCTGAAATTCAATGACTTACAGCATAATAACCAGTTTACGGTTCCCATGCCAGGCTGTGTTCAAGCGCTTTAGATGGGGGAACTCActcagtcctcacaacaaccccatataATTTAGGGTCTTCACGTTAtataagaggaaatagaaagtttaAGTAATgtgtccagggtcacacaggtgggactgggatttgaacctatcCAGTCTGAATCCAGGACCTTAACCTTAGTATTACACTGATGCACACTGAtagttttatatttgaaaatcatgGGAACACTTTTCTTTAAATGTATTTACAATTAGAATTAAGAAAACAGCAGAATATTTCACAAGTCTTTAGAATGAACTTCAGGAAAGATGTTTTATAAAACCTTTCAACTAAGAAAGCAttgtatttatataaaatgttcatATCTCACCTATCCAAGGTTACGGTATCTTGAAAACAAGCTGGTAGTAGGTACAAGATAGCCAACTTTTCCCCATGACTTTTTCAAAGTCAGATAAACTAACGATAGGAATTTAAACCATAAATCCATTTAAACGTGATCATGACTGAAAGTGTTCATTACCTTCATGTACAAACAATTTGTTTTTAAGTAGCAGCAGATTCTGACCTGCACTGGAAAAATACGTTTCTAACACGTTAAAACCTGTTGCTAAAATTTTCACTTTGAGTAATCCCTAATAATCTTAGGGattagccaaaccaaaaccaaaaccaacccgttgctgtcaagttgatttcgactcaaagcgaccctacaggacagagtagaaccacccaatggtgtttccaaggagtggctggtagattcaaactgccgaccttttggttggcaactgagttcctaaccactgtgccactggggctcctaggGATTAGCTAGTACAGTAAATTAAATAAAGTATTTAAGGCCATGTAAATTGTATTTTTATGATTCCTACTTTAAGAGATGGGGTATAGTTTGCACtgcactgctaacctaaaggctggcagtttgaacccacccagtagtactgtagaagaaaaggcctggcaatctgcttgcattaagataacagccaagaaaaccctatggagcagttctgctctaatgcatgggctcgccatgagtcagaatcaacttggtgcaactaacaacaacaatatacaaatACAACAAGGGAATTTGGCTGTTCCTCACAATTTTTTAGGCCAAAATTACATACCTAATGCATGGATGTATGCAAAATATTGATTCCCAAGGTCAAGGACAAGcccaacataaaaaccaaacccactgccatcgaattg
Protein-coding regions in this window:
- the SMIM11 gene encoding small integral membrane protein 11 produces the protein MNWKVLDHVPLLLYILAAKTLILCLAFAGVKVYQRRRLEAKLRRLETEKKQQPDKKDN